A genomic segment from Aegilops tauschii subsp. strangulata cultivar AL8/78 chromosome 1, Aet v6.0, whole genome shotgun sequence encodes:
- the LOC109774055 gene encoding pyrophosphate-energized vacuolar membrane proton pump yields MGFSVADAVIPACAVVGIAFALWQWFLVAKVKVSAYAPAGNGVHGRPVFRTEDEGGEDTRIGGGGGGESDDEEDGGDGPAAVARCAEIQNAISVGANSFLFTQYKYLAAFTVIFAVVIFLFLGSVHRFSTASQPCQYTKGKTCKPALANAVFTTMAFLLGAVTSVVSGFLGMRIATFANARTTLEARRGIGAAFATAFRSGAVMGFLLSSLGLLVLYVAIKLFGLYYHDDWEGLYESITGYGLGGSSMALFGRVGGGIYTKAADVGADLVGKVERNIPEDDPRNPAVIADNVGDNVGDIAGMGSDLFGSYAESTCAALFVASISSFGADHDFAAVCYPLLISSAGLVVCLVTTLFATDFFKVKTVRGVAPALKLQLIISTALMTVAALVVTFAALPAKFTMFDFGEQKQVKNWHVFFCVAIGLWAGLAIGFTTEYFTSNAYSPVRDVADSCRTGAATNVIFGLALGYKSVIVPLLAIALSIYVSFTLASIYGIAIAALGMLSTVATGLAIDAYGPISDNAGGIAEMAGMSRRIRQRTDALDAAGNTTAAIGKGFAIGSAALVSLALFGAFVSRAGVTVINVLSPKVFAGMLAGGMLPYWFSAMTMKSVGSAALKMVEEVRRQFSTIPGLMEGRATPDYASCVRISTDASLREMMPPGALVLLAPLVVGTFFGVHTLAGLLAGALVSGVQVAISASNSGGAWDNAKKYIEAGASEHAKSLGPKGSEAHMAAVIGDTIGDPLKDTSGPSLNILIKLMAVESLVFAPFFAAHGGLIVN; encoded by the exons ATGGGCTTCTCCGTGGCCGACGCGGTCATACCGGCGTGCGCCGTGGTCGGCATTGCCTTCGCGCTCTGGCAGTGGTTCCTCGTCGCCAAGGTGAAGGTGTCCGCCTACGCGCCGGCCGGTAACGGCGTACACGGGCGGCCAGTGTTCCGGACGGAGGACGAAGGTGGTGAGGATACCCGtatcggcggcggtggcggcggcgagagcgacgacgaggaggatgGAGGCGACGGCCCGGCGGCCGTGGCCAGATGCGCGGAGATCCAGAACGCCATTTCCGTCG GAGCAAACTCGTTCCTTTTCACCCAATACAAGTACCTCGCGGCCTTCACGGTGATCTTCGCCGTGGTCATCTTCCTCTTCCTGGGGTCCGTGCACCGCTTCAGCACCGCCAGCCAGCCGTGCCAGTACACCAAGGGCAAGACGTGCAAGCCGGCGCTGGCCAACGCGGTGTTCACCACAATGGCCTTCCTCCTGGGCGCCGTCACCTCCGTCGTGTCGGGCTTCCTCGGCATGCGGATTGCCACGTTCGCCAACGCGAGAACCACACTGGAGGCGCGCCGTGGCATCGGCGCGGCCTTCGCCACGGCGTTCCGGTCCGGCGCCGTCATGGGGTTCCTCCTGTCGTCCCTGGGCCTCCTGGTGCTCTACGTCGCCATCAAGCTCTTTGGGCTCTACTACCACGACGACTGGGAGGGCCTGTACGAGTCCATCACCGGCTATGGGCTCGGCGGCTCGTCCATGGCGCTGTTCGGGAGGGTCGGCGGCGGCATCTACACCAAGGCGGCGGACGTTGGCGCCGACCTCGTCGGGAAGGTGGAGCGGAACATACCCGAGGACGACCCGAGGAACCCCGCGGTGATCGCGGACAATGTGGGCGACAACGTCGGCGACATCGCCGGCATGGGCTCCGACCTGTTCGGGTCCTACGCCGAGTCCACCTGCGCGGCGCTGTTCGTGGCATCGATCTCGTCGTTCGGCGCCGACCACGACTTTGCGGCCGTGTGCTACCCCCTGCTGATAAGCTCGGCTGGGCTTGTGGTCTGCCTGGTCACCACGCTCTTCGCCACCGATTTCTTCAAGGTCAAGACCGTCCGCGGGGTCGCGCCAGCGCTGAAGCTTCAGCTCATCATCTCCACCGCGCTGATGACCGTCGCGGCCCTCGTCGTCACCTTCGCCGCGCTCCCGGCCAAGTTCACCATGTTCGATTTCGGGGAACAGAAACAGGTCAAGAACTG GCACGTGTTCTTCTGCGTCGCCATTGGGTTATGGGCGGGTCTGGCCATCGGTTTCACCACAGAGTACTTCACCAGTAATGCTTACAG CCCTGTTCGGGACGTGGCCGACTCTTGCAGGACCGGCGCGGCGACCAACGTCATCTTCGGGCTGGCGCTCGGCTACAAATCCGTCATCGTGCCCTTGTTAGCCATCGCCTTGTCAATCTACGTCAGCTTCACCCTGGCATCGATCTACGGCATCGCCATCGCCGCGCTCGGGATGCTCAGCACGGTGGCCACCGGGCTGGCCATCGACGCCTACGGCCCGATCAGCGACAACGCCGGAGGCATCGCGGAGATGGCCGGCATGAGCCGCAGGATCCGGCAGCGGACGGACGCCCTCGACGCCGCGGGCAACACCACCGCGGCCATCGGCAAGGGGTTCGCCATCGGCTCGGCGGCGCTGGTGTCGCTGGCGCTGTTCGGCGCGTTCGTGAGCCGCGCGGGCGTCACGGTGATCAACGTGCTGAGCCCCAAAGTGTTCGCGGGGATGCTCGCCGGCGGGATGCTCCCGTACTGGTTCTCGGCGATGACGATGAAGAGCGTGGGCAGCGCGGCGCTGAAGATGGTGGAGGAGGTGCGGCGGCAGTTCAGCACCATCCCGGGGCTGATGGAGGGGCGCGCCACGCCGGACTACGCCAGCTGCGTGAGGATCTCGACGGACGCGTCGCTGAGGGAGATGATGCCGCCGGGGGCGCTGGTGCTGCTGGCGCCCCTCGTCGTCGGCACTTTCTTCGGCGTCCACACGCTCGCCGGCCTGCTCGCCGGCGCGCTCGTCTCGGGCGTGCAGGTGGCCATATCTGCTTCCAACAGCGGGGGAGCCTGGGACAACGCCAAGAAGTACATCGAGGCGGGTGCGTCGGAGCACGCCAAGTCCCTGGGTCCCAAGGGCTCGGAGGCGCACATGGCCGCCGTGATCGGTGACACCATCGGCGACCCGCTCAAGGATACGTCCGGGCCGTCGCTCAACATCCTCATCAAGCTCATGGCCGTTGAGTCGCTGGTCTTCGCGCCATTCTTCGCGGCTCATGGAGGCCTCATAGTCAACTGA